One Moorena sp. SIOASIH DNA segment encodes these proteins:
- a CDS encoding N-acetylmuramoyl-L-alanine amidase — translation MKYGIDIGHNLPPDTGAQGIRVEDEMTRDVGTRVISKLRDLGHQVVECKPKSASTLGSSLRQRCNIANANRVDQFVSIHFNGFNGQANGVEVFAISDTAKKIAQPVLEKIVELGYFNRKVKNGSHLYVLRYTNMPAILIESCFCDSQKDMELYDPEVLANAIVKGLTGEEPPTNKSSSDDNVLELQNALNRLKIKSPAGQPLVEDGSLGQATIAAIKTFQAIVGINQTGIGDSSTWQTINQILEQPILRPNHAGGTTVKYLQRRVGTQADGIFGSGTASAVIRFQKQQGLTADGIVGPQTWSKLID, via the coding sequence ATGAAATACGGAATTGATATTGGTCACAACTTGCCCCCTGATACAGGAGCTCAAGGTATCAGAGTAGAAGATGAAATGACTAGAGACGTGGGAACGAGAGTAATTTCCAAATTGAGAGACTTGGGACATCAGGTAGTTGAATGCAAGCCTAAGAGTGCGAGTACTTTGGGCAGCTCGCTGCGGCAACGGTGCAATATTGCCAATGCTAATCGAGTTGATCAGTTTGTTTCAATTCATTTTAATGGGTTTAATGGTCAAGCTAATGGGGTAGAAGTATTTGCCATTAGTGATACTGCCAAAAAAATTGCCCAGCCAGTTTTAGAAAAAATAGTCGAGTTGGGCTACTTCAATAGAAAGGTTAAAAATGGCTCTCATTTATATGTCCTCCGATATACCAATATGCCAGCAATTTTGATAGAAAGCTGCTTTTGTGATTCCCAGAAAGATATGGAACTCTACGATCCAGAAGTATTAGCTAATGCAATTGTTAAAGGATTAACAGGAGAAGAGCCACCAACTAATAAATCTTCCTCTGACGATAATGTGCTAGAATTACAAAATGCTCTCAATCGCTTAAAAATAAAAAGTCCTGCTGGTCAGCCATTAGTAGAAGATGGATCTCTTGGTCAGGCGACTATCGCAGCAATAAAAACATTTCAAGCGATTGTAGGAATTAACCAAACTGGAATTGGTGACTCGAGCACATGGCAGACTATTAATCAGATTCTTGAGCAACCCATACTTAGACCTAATCATGCTGGAGGTACCACAGTAAAATATCTCCAACGTCGGGTGGGAACTCAGGCAGATGGTATATTTGGTTCAGGCACCGCAAGTGCTGTGATCAGATTTCAGAAACAACAAGGTTTAACGGCTGATGGTATTGTTGGACCACAAACTTGGAGTAAATTGATTGACTAG
- a CDS encoding aminodeoxychorismate/anthranilate synthase component II: MIIVIDNYDSFTYNLVQYLGELGTQLPVASEIQVYRNDKIDLQKIRQLNPDGVVISPGPGRPEDAGISGAIYSNLGSTLPIIGVCLGHQALGQVFGGKIVSAPVLMHGKTSEIHHTGVGVFRGLPNPFTATRYHSLVIDRSSCPDVLEITAWVDDGTIMGVRHRNYPHLEGVQFHPESILTSSGQQLLKNFLESLPASATLSISP; encoded by the coding sequence ATGATTATTGTCATTGACAACTACGACAGCTTTACTTACAACTTAGTACAGTACCTAGGAGAATTGGGTACCCAATTACCTGTGGCATCAGAGATTCAGGTCTATCGCAATGATAAAATTGATCTACAGAAAATCCGCCAGCTCAACCCAGATGGGGTAGTGATTTCTCCAGGACCAGGGCGTCCTGAAGATGCTGGGATATCAGGTGCTATCTACAGCAATTTGGGGTCAACTCTACCCATTATAGGGGTTTGTTTGGGTCATCAAGCCTTGGGTCAGGTATTTGGCGGGAAAATTGTTTCGGCACCAGTATTGATGCATGGCAAAACCTCAGAGATTCATCACACTGGGGTTGGGGTTTTTCGGGGATTACCCAATCCTTTCACAGCGACTCGATACCATAGCTTAGTTATTGACCGTAGCAGCTGTCCTGATGTCTTGGAAATCACGGCTTGGGTAGATGATGGCACAATTATGGGAGTTAGACATCGGAACTATCCCCACCTCGAAGGCGTCCAATTTCATCCAGAGAGTATTTTGACCTCTTCTGGTCAGCAACTTCTAAAAAACTTCTTAGAATCGCTGCCAGCATCTGCTACTCTCTCTATATCTCCCTGA
- a CDS encoding MBL fold metallo-hydrolase codes for MKRRQLMRYVSAGVLTTLSTGLASGLTSYQAQPSRNVLTVKWLGHTCFLFTGGGVRVLVNPFQTIGCTARYKSPKVEADLVLISSLLLDEGAAEGIPGSPRLLFEPGIFQVNGLKFEGISIPHDRVGGRRFGNNVAWKWTQNGINILHLGGAAAPLDIEQKILIGRPDLALIPVGGGPKAYNPQEAKQAFDFLKAKIMIPTHFRTKAADAEQCDILPVEEFLTLMKDTPIRRAKNDTIRISSGDLSQDGSVIQLMSYNYNF; via the coding sequence ATGAAACGGCGACAGTTGATGCGCTATGTGAGTGCGGGTGTACTCACAACTCTTTCAACCGGCTTAGCTTCTGGACTCACTTCTTACCAAGCACAGCCATCACGCAATGTACTGACAGTAAAGTGGCTTGGTCATACCTGCTTTTTATTTACTGGGGGTGGTGTGCGAGTTTTAGTCAACCCATTCCAAACCATTGGGTGTACGGCTAGATATAAATCACCAAAAGTAGAGGCAGATTTAGTCCTAATCAGTAGCCTACTACTAGATGAAGGAGCAGCGGAAGGGATACCGGGGAGTCCCCGGCTCCTCTTCGAACCGGGTATTTTTCAAGTAAATGGGCTAAAATTCGAGGGAATTAGTATTCCTCACGACCGAGTCGGTGGACGTAGGTTTGGTAATAATGTGGCTTGGAAATGGACTCAAAACGGTATCAATATCCTACACCTGGGAGGAGCAGCAGCCCCTCTAGATATTGAGCAGAAAATTCTGATCGGGCGTCCTGATTTAGCGTTGATTCCAGTGGGAGGGGGACCGAAAGCCTACAACCCTCAAGAAGCTAAACAGGCATTTGATTTCCTTAAGGCCAAGATAATGATTCCTACTCATTTCCGAACCAAGGCTGCTGATGCCGAACAGTGTGATATTTTGCCAGTGGAGGAGTTTTTAACATTGATGAAGGACACACCCATACGCCGTGCCAAAAACGATACCATTAGGATTAGCTCAGGGGATTTATCCCAGGATGGGTCAGTGATTCAACTGATGAGTTACAACTACAACTTTTAA
- a CDS encoding PAS domain S-box protein, which produces MPLPSPLPRLQPPFWTGGVAVVGMIFWIETLRQFGFIVPTSFLLLIFAVALTASIDGLLAGVTSATVWAIYLIYASAVHFGPPSLTGGSVEVSLGILVVVLLAVRLGWIKDQNQKLIQKLRQASQELERRIEQRTAELLTANSRLAKEIRGRILAQEALGKNELALQLSQNRLESILSSLEDVVWSVRPQTSRLLYLNSAVDNLYGYSISDFLANSNLWLEVIHPEDRERVQQKRNLFNNNSLPLSPQSLLAIDGIDLEYRIVRSDGQVRWIRDHVQIHTDAHGIPIRIDGIVTDITKAKQVEEALGESQRKFQAIFDQTSQFTWLLQPDGTLLEANQTALDFSGLTPSQIVGKPFWQIQWWTKSTQTENRLKNAIAQAATGEFVRYQGSVLGLQGQVITIDFSVKPLRDENGNVVLLISEGRDISDRIRAEAATNDAQNKDILLKEIHHRVKNNLQIVSGLLYLQSRYIDDESILEILCESRNRLQVMALIHEKLYGSKNLSQIDFQDYIESLTKDLLGSYACTNHSPRIKVNFVQTFLDIDTAIPCGLIINELVSNALKHAFPEGNGGEIIVDFKCREDNYFELMVSDNGLGIREGIDLANPKTLGLRLVHTLATKQLKGEVELDTSHGVMFKIKFS; this is translated from the coding sequence ATGCCCTTGCCTAGCCCCTTACCCAGACTGCAACCGCCTTTCTGGACTGGTGGAGTGGCGGTTGTAGGCATGATTTTCTGGATTGAAACCCTACGGCAGTTTGGGTTTATTGTTCCAACTTCCTTTTTACTTCTTATCTTTGCTGTTGCCCTAACTGCCAGTATCGACGGATTACTTGCTGGAGTTACCAGTGCCACAGTATGGGCAATTTACCTGATCTATGCCTCTGCTGTTCACTTTGGTCCACCGAGTTTAACCGGGGGTTCAGTAGAGGTGAGTTTGGGGATTCTAGTGGTGGTCTTACTGGCTGTGCGGCTCGGCTGGATAAAAGACCAGAACCAGAAGCTGATCCAAAAGTTGCGACAAGCCAGCCAAGAGCTAGAACGACGGATTGAACAACGCACCGCTGAACTCTTAACTGCCAATTCTAGACTAGCCAAGGAGATTCGCGGACGCATTCTGGCTCAAGAAGCCCTCGGAAAAAACGAATTGGCATTACAGTTAAGCCAAAATCGACTCGAAAGTATTTTGAGTTCCCTTGAAGATGTGGTTTGGTCCGTGCGCCCCCAAACCTCCAGACTGCTTTACCTCAACTCCGCTGTTGACAATCTTTATGGTTATAGCATATCCGATTTTTTAGCTAACTCAAATCTTTGGCTAGAGGTAATCCACCCAGAAGACCGAGAACGAGTTCAGCAGAAGCGAAATTTGTTCAACAATAACTCATTGCCCTTGTCACCCCAATCACTCCTGGCAATTGACGGTATTGACTTAGAATATCGAATCGTGCGGTCTGATGGGCAGGTGCGCTGGATTCGTGATCACGTCCAAATTCACACCGATGCCCATGGTATCCCGATACGCATTGATGGTATTGTTACTGACATTACCAAAGCCAAGCAAGTCGAGGAAGCTTTGGGAGAGAGTCAGCGAAAATTCCAAGCCATCTTTGACCAGACCAGCCAATTTACTTGGCTGCTGCAACCAGATGGTACCTTGCTCGAAGCCAACCAAACCGCCCTTGACTTTAGCGGATTAACTCCGTCACAGATTGTGGGTAAGCCCTTCTGGCAAATCCAATGGTGGACAAAGTCTACTCAAACCGAGAATCGTTTAAAAAATGCGATCGCTCAAGCAGCTACCGGTGAGTTTGTCCGTTATCAAGGGTCGGTGCTAGGGTTACAGGGTCAAGTGATCACGATTGATTTTTCCGTGAAACCGTTGCGGGATGAAAACGGAAATGTAGTGTTGTTAATCTCAGAAGGTCGAGATATTAGCGATCGCATCAGAGCAGAAGCAGCAACTAATGACGCCCAAAACAAGGACATACTGCTTAAAGAGATTCACCATCGGGTCAAGAACAATTTACAAATTGTCTCAGGACTCCTTTACCTCCAGTCCCGATATATAGATGATGAAAGTATCCTGGAGATTCTCTGTGAAAGCCGCAATCGTCTCCAAGTCATGGCCTTGATCCATGAGAAATTGTATGGCTCTAAGAACCTGAGCCAGATTGACTTCCAAGATTATATTGAATCCCTGACTAAGGACTTATTAGGATCTTACGCCTGTACTAATCATTCCCCTAGGATTAAGGTTAATTTTGTGCAGACATTTCTGGACATCGACACGGCCATTCCCTGTGGTTTAATTATTAATGAGTTAGTCTCCAATGCTCTGAAACACGCTTTTCCAGAAGGAAATGGTGGTGAAATTATTGTTGACTTTAAGTGCCGTGAGGATAACTATTTTGAACTGATGGTCAGTGACAATGGTCTTGGCATCCGAGAAGGTATAGATTTAGCTAACCCCAAGACCCTCGGTCTACGGTTAGTCCATACCCTAGCCACTAAGCAACTCAAAGGTGAGGTTGAGTTAGATACAAGTCATGGTGTTATGTTTAAAATTAAATTTTCATAA
- a CDS encoding ATP-binding protein, whose translation MSQINILVVEDEAITAEVIAEQLIQLGYTITDSVTSGTGAISSTANNQPDLVLMDITLDPNDIDGITAAQRIREQFQIPVVYLTAHSDETTLARAKMTAPFGYLIKPFNERELRVAIETALYRHQLEKDLVKQQDLLATILSSTNDAVIATNETAAITYMNPAAATLTGWTVAEASGQSITDVIQIVDELTDALLQNPVMEVLQEERVIFMDQGIGLIAKDGSKIPVGNSASPITEEDGTIKGVVLVLWNIREQQQPELLAVERAKLAAKAGARGQAEAQAGQILSAVKELGELKSDLIARISHEFRTPLSIILTATELLQKYGSKLSPHKKERNLYRIQSSVMRMTRIMEDVLTLSKAESGELQLNCVPLDVVEFCRSLVEEQQIIVGKRYNIEFFPQDSPGLVELDEQILRQILSNLLTLATKYSFKGGIIALEMSCEDNQILFQVKDQGSGIVPESQGQLFEAFFRASNIGSMSSSGMGLGMIRKFVDLHHGQITLTSQVGVGTTYTVKLPLTSSI comes from the coding sequence ATGTCACAAATAAACATCTTAGTGGTTGAAGATGAAGCGATCACAGCTGAAGTTATTGCTGAACAGCTCATACAGTTGGGATACACCATAACCGATAGCGTCACCTCTGGGACGGGCGCTATCAGCAGCACTGCCAATAACCAGCCTGATTTAGTCCTGATGGATATTACCTTAGATCCAAATGATATAGATGGCATAACTGCTGCTCAGCGCATCCGAGAGCAATTCCAGATTCCAGTAGTTTATTTGACAGCCCACTCTGATGAGACTACCCTAGCCCGAGCTAAGATGACAGCACCGTTCGGGTATCTGATCAAACCATTTAACGAACGGGAATTGCGGGTAGCGATTGAAACGGCCCTCTATCGGCACCAGCTGGAAAAAGATTTAGTCAAACAGCAGGATCTGCTAGCCACAATACTCAGCTCCACTAATGATGCTGTGATCGCTACCAATGAAACAGCAGCAATCACCTATATGAACCCAGCAGCTGCAACCCTCACTGGCTGGACAGTAGCAGAAGCTTCTGGGCAAAGCATTACAGATGTGATTCAAATTGTAGACGAACTCACTGATGCCCTACTCCAGAACCCAGTCATGGAAGTGCTTCAGGAAGAAAGGGTCATTTTTATGGATCAGGGCATAGGTTTGATTGCCAAAGACGGTAGCAAGATCCCGGTGGGAAATAGTGCTTCCCCGATTACAGAAGAAGATGGTACCATCAAGGGTGTAGTTCTTGTGCTGTGGAATATCAGGGAACAGCAACAACCAGAATTATTGGCAGTAGAAAGAGCAAAATTGGCAGCCAAAGCTGGCGCGAGGGGACAAGCTGAAGCTCAAGCGGGTCAAATCTTGTCTGCAGTAAAAGAACTAGGGGAACTGAAATCTGACCTAATCGCTAGGATTTCCCATGAGTTTCGCACTCCCCTATCGATTATCTTAACTGCTACTGAACTCCTGCAAAAATACGGGTCCAAGTTGTCACCGCACAAAAAAGAAAGAAACTTGTATCGGATTCAATCATCAGTGATGCGAATGACTCGAATTATGGAGGATGTTCTGACCTTAAGCAAGGCTGAATCCGGTGAACTCCAACTCAACTGTGTGCCCCTAGATGTTGTTGAATTCTGCCGCAGTTTAGTGGAAGAGCAGCAAATTATTGTGGGAAAGCGCTATAATATCGAGTTCTTTCCTCAGGATTCCCCTGGCCTAGTTGAGCTGGATGAACAAATCCTACGGCAAATTTTGAGCAATTTGCTGACCTTAGCAACTAAGTACTCCTTCAAGGGTGGTATAATTGCTTTGGAAATGTCTTGTGAAGATAACCAAATTCTGTTCCAGGTAAAAGACCAAGGCAGTGGGATTGTGCCCGAAAGTCAGGGACAATTATTTGAAGCGTTCTTCCGAGCTAGTAATATTGGTTCTATGTCTTCTTCAGGAATGGGGTTAGGCATGATCCGCAAGTTTGTGGATTTGCATCATGGTCAAATTACCTTAACTAGTCAAGTCGGAGTTGGTACAACCTATACGGTAAAATTGCCATTAACCAGTTCTATATAG